One Prinia subflava isolate CZ2003 ecotype Zambia chromosome 8, Cam_Psub_1.2, whole genome shotgun sequence DNA window includes the following coding sequences:
- the LOC134554442 gene encoding somatotropin, which yields MAPGSWLSPLAIAVITLGLQWPQPASTFPAMPLSSLFANAVLRAQHLHLLAAETYKEFERSYIPEDQRHTNKNSQVAYCYSETIPAPTGKEDAQQKSDMELLRFSLVLIQSWLTPVQYLSKVFTNNLVFGTSDRVYEKLKDLEEGIQALMRELEERSPRGAQVLKPTYEKFELHLRGEDALLKNYGLLSCFKKDLHKVETYLKVMRCRRYGEGNCAL from the exons ATGGCTCCAg GGTCCTGGCTCTCTCCTCTGGCCATTGCTGTGATCACCCTGGgactgcagtggccacagccaGCTTCCACCTTCCCAGCCATGCCCCTGTCCAGCCTGTTTGCCAACGCTGTGCTGAGGGCTCAGCACCTTCACCTCTTGGCTGCTGAGACCTACAAAGAGTTT GAACGCAGCTACATCCCAGAAGACCAAAGGCACACCAACAAAAACTCCCAGGTAGCCTACTGCTACTCAGAAACCATTCCTGCTCCCACGGGGAAGGAGGATGCCCAGCAGAAATCG GACATGGAGCTTCTCCGGTTTTCGCTGGTTCTCATCCAGTCCTGGCTGACCCCAGTGCAGTACCTGAGTAAGGTGTTCACAAACAACTTGGTTTTTGGCACCTCAGACAGGGTGTATGAAAAGCTAAAGGACCTGGAAGAAGGGATCCAAGCTCTGATGAGG gagctggaggagcggAGCCCGCGGGGCGCTCAGGTGCTCAAACCCACCTACGAAAAATTCGAGCTCCACCTGCGCGGCGAGGACGCTCTGCTTAAGAACTACGGGCTGCTGTCGTGCTTCAAAAAGGACCTGCACAAGGTGGAGACCTACCTGAAGGTGATGAGGTGCCGACGCTACGGAGAGGGGAACTGCGCCCTGTGA